One Desulfobaccales bacterium DNA window includes the following coding sequences:
- a CDS encoding DNA methyltransferase → METWKNQLYFGDNLDILRGQHIPAGSVDLIYLDPPFNSNATYNVLFAEKSGEKSAAQITAFEDTWQWGQEAEGAYRDVVTLGPRKLADLLQALRAFLGQNNMMAYLTMMAVRLVELHRVLKPTGSMYLHCDPTASHYIKLLLDSVFGHRFFLNEITWKRTHSHGNVGRNFGSIFDCIFVYTKSDSYIWNQLYAPFPPEYIEKTFKYRDPDGRRWQSVTLRNPGPRPNLNFPFTASNGVTYYPHPNGWSCNRERLMQYDKENRLHFPKDEKGALRLKMYLDESPGIKLQNIWDDLPVIGSQAAERLGYPTQKPEALLERIIRASSNEGDLVLDPFCGCGTALNVAERLKRRWIGIDVTHLAITLIKQRLHDSFDPDLAPFEVIGEPADVLSAEALALANRHQFEWWALGRVSARPAQDKKKGADSGIDGVIYFDDDNSGNYKKVLIQVKSGGVKAGDIRDLKGVLDREKAAIGAFLTLKPPTKPMREEAAAAGFYEPVHFPGHRFPRLQILTIAELFAGKELQYPHFAASGTFKKAARQHKGRTPKDKQGELL, encoded by the coding sequence ATGGAAACCTGGAAGAATCAGCTTTATTTCGGCGACAACCTGGATATCCTCCGGGGCCAGCATATCCCTGCCGGCAGCGTGGACCTCATCTACCTCGACCCGCCGTTCAACTCCAACGCCACCTATAACGTCCTGTTCGCCGAGAAAAGCGGCGAGAAATCCGCGGCCCAGATCACCGCGTTCGAAGACACCTGGCAGTGGGGACAGGAGGCCGAGGGCGCCTACCGCGATGTGGTCACCCTGGGACCCCGGAAGCTCGCGGACCTGCTCCAGGCCCTGCGCGCCTTTTTGGGCCAAAACAACATGATGGCCTACCTCACCATGATGGCCGTGCGCCTGGTGGAACTGCACCGGGTTTTGAAACCCACCGGCTCCATGTACCTGCACTGCGATCCGACGGCGAGTCATTATATTAAATTATTACTTGATTCAGTCTTTGGCCATCGGTTTTTCTTAAATGAAATTACGTGGAAGAGAACACACAGTCATGGGAATGTCGGCAGGAATTTTGGATCTATTTTCGATTGCATATTTGTTTATACTAAGAGTGATTCGTATATTTGGAACCAACTATATGCCCCATTTCCACCTGAATATATTGAGAAAACTTTTAAATATCGCGATCCCGATGGAAGACGGTGGCAATCTGTAACGCTTCGTAACCCAGGTCCAAGACCAAATTTGAACTTTCCATTTACGGCTAGTAATGGGGTTACTTATTATCCTCATCCTAATGGATGGTCCTGCAACCGTGAACGTTTAATGCAATATGATAAGGAAAATCGGTTGCATTTCCCGAAGGATGAGAAAGGCGCTTTGCGCTTGAAAATGTATTTAGATGAATCTCCTGGGATTAAATTACAAAATATCTGGGATGATTTACCTGTAATTGGTTCCCAAGCTGCCGAACGCCTGGGCTACCCCACCCAAAAACCCGAAGCCTTGTTGGAGCGCATCATCCGGGCCAGCAGCAACGAAGGCGACCTGGTCCTGGACCCCTTCTGCGGCTGCGGCACCGCCTTAAACGTAGCCGAGCGCTTGAAACGCCGCTGGATCGGCATCGATGTCACTCACCTGGCCATCACCCTCATCAAGCAGCGCCTGCATGACAGCTTCGACCCGGATTTGGCCCCGTTCGAGGTCATCGGCGAGCCCGCGGACGTCCTCAGCGCCGAAGCCCTGGCCCTGGCCAACCGCCACCAGTTCGAGTGGTGGGCCTTGGGCCGCGTCTCGGCCCGCCCGGCCCAGGATAAAAAGAAGGGCGCGGACTCCGGCATCGACGGCGTGATCTATTTCGACGACGACAACTCCGGCAATTATAAAAAAGTTCTGATCCAGGTAAAGAGCGGCGGCGTCAAGGCCGGGGACATCCGGGACCTGAAAGGCGTGCTGGACCGGGAAAAAGCGGCCATCGGGGCCTTTCTGACCTTAAAGCCGCCCACCAAACCCATGCGGGAGGAGGCCGCGGCCGCAGGGTTCTACGAGCCGGTCCATTTTCCCGGCCATCGTTTTCCCCGCCTGCAAATCCTCACCATCGCCGAACTCTTCGCCGGGAAGGAATTGCAGTACCCTCACTTCGCCGCCTCCGGGACCTTCAAAAAAGCCGCC
- the purM gene encoding phosphoribosylformylglycinamidine cyclo-ligase → MADISTYKDAGVDIDKADAFVKSIRPLVKATYRTGVLGEIGSFGGMFHLGADRYRDPVLVSSTDGVGTKIKIAILMNRHDTIGIDLVAMCANDIIVHGATPLFFLDYLAMGELSTEIATLIIEGVTHGCRQARCSLIGGETAEMPGIYQPGDYDLAGFVVGVVERDAIIDGSTIAVGHRIIGLASSGLHANGFSLVRQVLFERHRLRVEDNIPELGGPLGEELLKPTRIYVEAVLNLLRDFPLSGICHITGGGITDNLPRILPKSCQAVIHRQSWSVPPIFHVLRDRGNIPEDEMLRTFNNGIGLALVVAEDQEADVLLRLQGLQEQGYVIGEIVERKNDDPPLVYV, encoded by the coding sequence ATGGCCGATATTAGCACTTATAAAGACGCCGGGGTCGATATTGACAAGGCGGACGCCTTTGTCAAAAGCATCCGGCCCCTGGTGAAAGCTACCTACCGCACCGGGGTCCTGGGGGAGATCGGGTCCTTCGGCGGCATGTTTCATCTGGGCGCCGACCGCTACCGTGATCCGGTGCTGGTCTCCTCCACGGATGGCGTGGGCACCAAAATCAAAATCGCCATCCTGATGAACCGCCACGATACCATCGGCATCGACCTGGTAGCCATGTGCGCCAATGACATTATAGTCCATGGCGCCACCCCGCTCTTCTTTCTGGATTATTTGGCCATGGGGGAATTGTCCACCGAAATCGCCACGCTCATCATTGAAGGCGTCACCCACGGCTGCCGCCAGGCCCGCTGCTCCCTCATCGGCGGGGAGACCGCCGAAATGCCCGGCATCTACCAACCCGGCGACTACGATCTGGCCGGCTTTGTGGTGGGTGTAGTAGAACGGGATGCGATTATCGACGGCTCCACCATCGCCGTAGGTCACCGCATCATAGGCCTCGCCTCTAGCGGCCTTCACGCCAACGGCTTTTCCCTGGTGCGTCAGGTGCTGTTTGAACGCCACCGCTTGCGGGTGGAAGACAACATCCCCGAATTGGGGGGACCTCTAGGCGAGGAACTCCTGAAACCCACCCGCATCTATGTGGAGGCGGTGCTCAATCTGCTCCGGGACTTCCCGTTGAGCGGCATCTGCCACATCACCGGGGGCGGCATAACCGACAATCTGCCCCGCATCCTGCCCAAATCCTGCCAGGCGGTCATTCACCGGCAATCCTGGTCGGTGCCCCCGATTTTTCACGTCCTCCGGGATCGGGGTAATATCCCGGAAGACGAAATGCTCCGCACCTTCAACAATGGCATCGGCCTGGCGCTCGTGGTGGCCGAGGACCAAGAGGCCGACGTCCTGCTGCGTCTCCAGGGGCTCCAAGAGCAGGGCTACGTCATCGGCGAAATCGTGGAACGCAAAAACGACGACCCGCCGCTGGTCTATGTCTAA
- a CDS encoding DUF134 domain-containing protein: protein MGRPKKCRWVETEPGVTFFKPRGIPLRSLQQIVITVDELEAMRLADFLEMTQEEVAQRMQVSRPTVTRMLSRAHRAVAEALVHGKAICIQGGDYRVGQQCQSCGQWVLGEDGTEGCACHGPESLEDQPKTNKEF from the coding sequence ATGGGCAGACCAAAAAAATGCCGCTGGGTGGAAACCGAGCCGGGGGTGACTTTTTTTAAGCCCCGGGGCATTCCTCTCAGGTCCCTGCAGCAGATAGTGATTACGGTGGACGAACTGGAGGCCATGCGCCTGGCCGACTTTCTGGAGATGACCCAGGAAGAGGTGGCCCAACGCATGCAAGTTTCCCGCCCCACGGTGACCCGGATGTTGTCTCGGGCCCATCGGGCGGTGGCTGAAGCACTGGTCCACGGCAAAGCCATCTGCATCCAGGGGGGAGATTACCGCGTCGGTCAACAATGCCAATCCTGCGGCCAATGGGTCCTGGGGGAAGATGGCACCGAAGGTTGCGCCTGCCATGGCCCCGAAAGCCTGGAGGACCAGCCGAAAACAAACAAGGAATTTTAA